CAATATGAATATCCGACGCATTCAGCCGATCCGCCTGATCGATCAAATAGTTAAACACGTCGTTTGTACCGACGGTCGCCAATGTCTGGCTGACCTGCTGGAGTGTGTCACTATCACCCTCTTTGGCGATTTCGATATTATCATAAATCACTTTTTTCGGCGGATCAAATCGCAGCATTAACGACCGAAAGCCCGAGGCTGATATCAGGAAGAACTTAGCAATAATACCCTGCTCGCGGTAGTTATTAGTCATCGTCGCTACTAATGATTGTGGCGTCTGTGACGTAATGCCAAACCGATATGACTGCTCGTCAGGATTTATTGCCAGCGGCACAACATGTCCGTTATACATCTCTTCAATTGTCAAAATATCACGAATCAGCGGAATTGTTTGTTCAAACTCGCGAGCATCCAGATATTGTAAGCCTAAAATCGCCGCTCGTTTCCGGGTTGCGTCTTCATCTTGATCGCGACGTTGTTGTTGAATTCGATCTTCATCCATCAACCTTATTATAGCAAAAAGCTTATCCTTGGGCGAGTGCTATAATGATATCATGCCAGAAATTACCCTCCTCATGCACAATATTCGCTCGACGTACAATGTCGGTGCAATTATGAGAACAGCCGAAGGCTTTGGCGTCAGACAGATTATCTTTAGCGGCTATACGCCGTACCCCGATTTACGATTAGCCGACCCCTGGTCTATCGACCCAAGGCTGCCGCACATTACCGAAAGGTTGACCGCCCAGATTCACAAGACTGCACTGGGCGCAGAAACAATGCTGCCCTTTAGCTACGTAGCCGATATTCGTCAGTGGTTGGCGGAGAATGCCAACAGGGAACGCTTACCTGTGATTGCCCTAGAGCAGTCAGCGTCGAGTACAGAGCTCAATATGTTTCGGCCACCAACCCGCTTTGCCCTACTCCTAGGCGAGGAGGTCCATGGCATTGAGCCGGACATTCTAGCGCGGTGCGATCACATCGTCGAAATCCCCATGCAGGGTGCTAAAGAGTCATTTAATGTCTCAGTCGCGGCCGGTATCGCACTCTACGGCCTCTGTTTTTCGCTAAATATAACCCCGGGCTAGATCATAATCCCTACGGGCGTAAATGATGTCACAATTGCCATTAAAATCAGCGTCACGTACCAAATCTTGCGATTAAATTGATACTTCTCGACCGACACCACTAAAAGCAGGCCGACAATCAGTCCGACCGGCAGCGCCTGGATCGCTACCACGCCCAGCTCAATCGGCTGCTTCAGTCGCAACCATAATGCCGCCAGCACGACACACACCACCAACTTTACGAAAAAGGTGCTATCAGTTTCGTACAGCCGCTCCCGACCTTTGCGGTTGGTGATGATACTTGCCTTCGAGCGATTACGAGCGTACGTTCGCGATTTTTGTTTTGCCATAAGCTTTTTTATCATATCATACCAGGCGCACCATAGCAAAGCAGCCCCGCATGAAAGCGAGGCTACCCTAAGTTTAGGTTATGAGAAATAAATTACCACATGTTTGTCAGATGGACCGACTTAAATCCATTCCAACCGTGACCAACT
The window above is part of the Candidatus Saccharibacteria bacterium oral taxon 488 genome. Proteins encoded here:
- a CDS encoding RNA methyltransferase codes for the protein MPEITLLMHNIRSTYNVGAIMRTAEGFGVRQIIFSGYTPYPDLRLADPWSIDPRLPHITERLTAQIHKTALGAETMLPFSYVADIRQWLAENANRERLPVIALEQSASSTELNMFRPPTRFALLLGEEVHGIEPDILARCDHIVEIPMQGAKESFNVSVAAGIALYGLCFSLNITPG